TTCTGAAATATATTTTTTGGAAGTTTAAGTAATTTGAGTTGCCGTTTGTATTCTTTTACTTTTGTCTTGACACAAAAGTAACAAAAAGTCAAGACTGTAATCAAAAATACTAAAATGCTATAAAACAGACGAGGACAAATTAATGTATGCTCAACTTCAATTTTCCTAAAGTATTTTCACTTTTTGGAGCATACTAATTTGTCTGTTTACCGTTTTATAATTTCATTCATAGTGGATGTCTTTTTTATACCATTTCTTAACGTATTTTTGATTAAGGTCGGGTAAAAGTGCACCTTAAGTTTGTATCTTTTTTCTAAAGAAAAATCAATAGAAAACACTTCTTGGTATCTTTATAGGCAGTCATAAAAAATCTTTATAACGTTTAGGAATATATAATAGTCCAATATTGGCTTCTTGCCCTGACAGGTTTAATAACTATAGTTGATAGTAACATGTCAGGTTATGTTTGTCCCTCACTTCTCCCCTTTTAGGGTCAAAAGACCATGAAAGGGAGAACCGAAACTCAATGTAGATTAAAATATGGTCTTATTTACACATTAAATCTAAAATGTAAAATATCGCCATCTTTAACAATATACTCTTTCCCTTCTACCCTTAGCTTTCCCTTTTCTCGGCAAGCAGCTTCGCTTCCCAGCTCTTTAAAATCTTCAAATGCTATAACTTCGGCACGTATAAATCCTTTTTCAAAATCGGAGTGAATAACGCCTGCTGCCTGCGGAGCTTTAGTGCCTTTATGTATTGTCCACGCACGTACTTCTTTTTCTCCGGCAGTAAAATAAGTATCTAAACTCAATAATTTATACGATGCAGCTATCAATCTATCCATTCCACTTTGCGTTAAGCCTAAATCTTCTAAAAACATTTCTTGCTCATCTGGTTCTAACTGTACTATTTCCGATTCTATTTTGGCAGAAATGACCAATACTTCTGCTCCTTCTTCTTCCGCTATCTTTTTTATTTGCTCTACAAAAGCATTGCCGTCTTTAGCATCTTCTTCGCTCACATTACAGGCATATAGCACAGGTTTATCAGTCAGCAAATTTAAGTCTTCAATATACTTTTTGTCTTCTTTATCTATTTCCAATGTTCTGGCTGGCAAACCTTGTTCTATATGTTCTTTATATTTTTGAAGTACCTCTACCATTCGCAATATTTCTTTATCATTGCTTTTTGCTGCACGTTTATTTTTTTCCAGCTTTTTCTCTACAGATTCTAAATCTTTCAACTGCAACTCGGTATCTATTACTTCTTTATCTCTAACAGGATTAACGCTTCCATCTACGTGTATTACGTTAGTATCTTCAAAACATCTAATAACATGCACAATGGCATCTACCGTTCTAATGTTTCCTAAAAACTGATTTCCTAAACCCTCTCCTTTGCTTGCTCCTTTTACTAAACCTGCTATATCCACCAATTCAACCGTAGTAGGCAATACTCTTTGTGGATTTACTAATTTTTCCAATACTTTCAATCGTTCGTCAGGAACGGTAATAATACCTACATTAGGCTCAATGGTACAAAATGGAAAATTAGCTGCTTGAGCATTTATGGCTTTGGTAAGGGTATTAAATAAAGTAGATTTCCCTACGTTTGGCAAACCTACAATTCCGCATTTTAAACTCACTTATTTCTATTTTATGAATGAAAAAGGGCACTAAAAAGCACCCTTTCAATAATTAATTACTTCTTTTTAAAAAAATTACCACGACATTGCTTCGTCATTCAACTCTTGGTCAGATGAATCTACAAGTGGCTTATTATTATTTTGTTTTAAAGCTGCATCATTTTTAAAATTATCTTCTACAGAAACTTCTTCATCTTCGTTTCTATTTTCTTCTGCCTGCTCTTGATATACTTCTCTATTATATGCATCATAATCAAAATCGGGGTTTAACTCCGTTTTAATATGATTAATTGTTTCATCTAAAGAATCTTTAAAACTTTGGAAATCTTCTTTATACAAAAAGATTTTATGGCTATCATATCCCGAACGATCAAACTTTCTTTTACTCTCTGTTATGGTAACAAAATAGTCACCTTGCTTTGTAGAACGCACATCAAAAAAATACGTTCTTCTTTTTCCTGCTCTCAATTTTCTTGAAAAGAATCCATGTTGATTTTCCACTACATATAAATTTTAATTAACAATATTATTTCGGATAGCAAATTTAATCATTTTTTTAGATTCAAAAATAAAATTGTTCTATTAATAGTAAACGTTCTCTATTCTTCCCTACTTATTATTTTATCTGCTATTTTTTGAAGTTCCGATTTAGAAAAATCTGTTTCTATTTTATTTAACACACTCAATGCTTCTTCATGTAGCTCTTTAATCTTATTTTGGCAGTATTGTTTAGCTCCTGTTTCTTTAAAAAGCTGCACTACTTCATCTATTTTAGCTTGCTCATTTTCTACATCTTTTGTGCTGTAAAGTTCTGATAATCTTTGTTTTTGAATATTATTGGCTCTTTCTAATGCTGAAATATAAAGAATAGTTTTTTTATTGTTCAAAATATCTCCGCCTATTCTTTTGCCTACTTTTGCCGTACCAAAAGTGTCTAAATAATCGTCTTGTATTTGAAATGCTATGCCTATTAATCTACCAAATTCATAAGCCAATTCTGTATTTTGTATAGATGTTTCAGCTATAATGGCTCCTATTTTTAAACTACAAGCCAATAATACAGCAGTTTTGTAGGTAATCATTACTAAATAGTCCGACTCTGTTACCTTTGGCATCTCTTCAAAATCAATATCCATCTGCTGCCCCATGTGTATTTCTATTGCAGTTTGGTGCATTAAATTGTATATTTTATTATCAATTTGCCCATTGGTTTCTGCGGTAATTTTTAACGATTGAATTAGCATTACATCGCCACTTAATATGGCTGCACTTTGCCCATATTGCTTAAAAACAGAGTTTTTGCCTCTTCGCAGTTCGGCATTATCCATAATATCATCGTGCAGTAAGGTAAAATTGTGAAACAACTCAACTCCATAAGCATTGGTCAATACTTTTTTATAACTACAACCAAACATTTCAGCACTATAAGCCATTAATAAAGGTCTAAAATATTTACCTCCGCTTTCCATTGCATACAATATTGGAGCTTTTAAAGCTTCATTCATATACTTAAAATAAGTATTATTATATTGGGCAAATGCTTCGTTTATCTCTTTATTAAATTTCATTATTTATATTTTCCTTTTTTTTATTGATTACAAACTTGCGTTTAGCATTATTTTACTATATCAAAATCTACTTGTTTTTCTTTTAGATTGGTGCTTACCACTTTTACTTTTACATCGTTTCCTATTTGGAAAACGGTTTTAGTTCTCATTCCTATTAATTTCAAATGCTCTTCATCAAATACAAAATCTTCTTTCATTTCATTTAACGAAACAAAACCTTCACATTTGTTAGCACTTAACTCTACAAAGAAACCTCTTGAAATAACACCGCTTATAACGCCCTCAAACTCCTCTCCTACATATTTAGATAAATATTCTACTTGTTTGTATTTTATGGCTTCTCTTTCTGCTTTTTGGGCTTGTCGTTCCATTAAACTTGATGATTTACATAATTCATCCAGCTCGTTTTTACTATAAAAAGGTCTTTCTTTTAGTAGCATTTGCAATAAAATACGGTGTACTAATACATCGGGGTATCTTCTAATAGGCGAAGTGAAATGGGTGTAATACTCAAAGCCCAAACCGTAATGACCTATATTTTTTATGGTATATTCAGCCTTAGCCATAGAGCGTATTCCTAAACGACCGAGTACATCTAATTTAGGATTTTTTTCTACCATTTCCATTAAATTATTCAGTACATCTCTGGCTTGTTCTTCATCCTTAAACGTAAGTGAATATCCCATGTTTTTAGCTATGTTAGCCAGCTGTTGCAGGCGTTGCATATCGGGTTTATCATGCACTCTATATACTGCTCCTTGGTTTGATTTTTGAGTATCCAATTTGCTAAAATATTTTGCTACGGTGGTATTTGCCAATAGCATAAAATCTTCTACCAGCAAATGAGCATCTTTTCTTTCTTTTAAATAAACCTCTACAGGAACAGCGTTTTCGTCAAGTTTAAATCGCACTTCATCGCTCTCAAAATTTATAGCTCCATTTTTAGTTCTCTCAGCTCTAATACTTTTGGCTAAACTGTCTAAGTAGCTTAATTCGGCATAATATTGTCCTTCTTTGTTTTCAAGTATTTCCTGTACTTCTTCATAAGTAAATCTCCTGTCCGATTTTGTTATGGTTTTAGCAAAAGTGTAGTTAACTATCTTTTTCTTATTGTCAAATTCAAACAATACGCTAAAAGTGCATTTTTCTTCATCGGGGCGTAAAGAACACACTTTGTTAGACAATTTTTCGGGCAACATAGGGCAAACTCTATCGGGCAAATAAACCGAAGTGGCTCTTAGCTGTGCTTCTTTATCTATAGCACTGCCAGGGCGTACATAATGCGAAACATCGGCTATATGTATGCCTATTTCATAATTTCCGTTTTCTAATTCTTTTACCGATAAAGCATCATCAAAATCTTTGGCATCTTGTGGGTCTATAGTAAAAGTAAGTTCATTTCTATAATCTAAACGCTCTGCTATTTCTTTTTTAGAAATAAAATCTTTTATTTTTTCAGTTTCCTGTATTACTTCGTTTGGAAAAACAAGATTAAAGCCTTGCTCCATTAAAATAGAACGCATTTCTATTTCGTTGGGCGATAAACCGGATAATTTATCTACTACTTTTCCTACCGGATTTTTGCCGGCAGTATCTTCCCAGTTTATAACATGCACTATTACTAAATCGCCTTTTTGAGCACCTTTAGTATAGCTTTCGGGTATAAAAAAATCAAAAGGTACGTTGTCATTTATAGGCAATGCAAAGCCAAAACCATCGGTAGGCTGAAATTTGCAGATAAACTCACTCTGCGACCGTTTTACTATTTTAGAAATTTTACCTTCGGGATTCTGCTTGTTAAATTTGGTAAGCTCTACTTCTACAATATCGTTATTTAAGGCATTCATAGTATATTTTCTTGGGATTTTTATATCATTATCCCAACCTTCTACTATTATATAAGCAATACCACTTTTAGCTAAATCTACTTTTCCTATTATTACTTCATTAGGTTTCTCTAAAAATCTTTTTTTAGATACTTTACCATTTTCGCTAAATTCTACTAAATTTCTTGTTTCTAAGCGTACTAAAGCTGTTTCTATTTTTTCATTAGTATATTTTTTGCCAAAGTGGGTAAATATTCTATTAATTTTTAAGCCCGTTTTGCTTTTGTTTTCTATATATTTTAGTATAGCTCCGTCTATTCCTGAATTTCCTTTACTTTTTGAGCTTTTCTTTTTATTTTTTTTTGACATATAATCTTCTCTTCAAATTAATTTAAGTGTAAATGTAATACTATTGTTTATGATTAGTAATTAATAAGTGTTATTAATCAATTAATAAGAGGTAAATAAACATGGTATTAAAAAAAAGCCCAACCATTGTTGAGCTTTTTTTGGAGGTCGGGACCGGATTCGAACCGGTGTAGATGGTGTTGCAGACCACTGCCTAGCCTCTCGGCCACCCGACCATTTCCTTTAAATGGAGTGCAAATATAAAATAACTTTTCTAATAATGGAAGCTAAGATATTTTTATTTGATTTTATTTCTCAGTTTTTGCATTTTGTTAAAATATTTATGCTTAACTTAGAAGTATAAATTTAATGAACTATGCAACAGAATGATGTATATACCCTAGAAGAGTTTATAGCTTATATAATGATATATGCTGCCACAGCAGATTTTGAAATAAGAGATAAAGAAGAAAAACATATTAAAAAAATGGTAGGAGATGCTACCTACTTTGAAATGTTAGATTTATTTGAAACCCACAACGATATAGAAGCCTTAGAGTTTATAGAAGAACAACGCAGAGTTCATTTAAACGAAGAATTTAGCAAAGAAAATTTACTACATATAGCTAAAGAGGTATTTTTAGTAGATGGCAAATTTGACGCCAGCGAAAAAGCTCTTTATGAAGCTTTAAAACTTTTAAAAGATTAGTTTTTAGTCTATAGACTTTGGTCTTTAGTTGATGATTTTTTGATCTTTAAGAAGCAGTTTTATACCGATTATGAATATATAATAGTCCAATATCGGCTACTTAATCTATTTGGTTATACTTATATTTTGACTTTGAGATTCCTGCCTCCACAGGAATGACGAACGAGACAGAAAAAAATTCTCCTCAAAACGTCATTGCCGTGAAGACGGTAATCCCGAACAAAAAATAATACCGATTAGGAATATATAATAGTCCAATCTCGGCTACGCCTTATTGTACTGCTCTATCGG
This portion of the Chitinophagales bacterium genome encodes:
- the ychF gene encoding redox-regulated ATPase YchF, encoding MSLKCGIVGLPNVGKSTLFNTLTKAINAQAANFPFCTIEPNVGIITVPDERLKVLEKLVNPQRVLPTTVELVDIAGLVKGASKGEGLGNQFLGNIRTVDAIVHVIRCFEDTNVIHVDGSVNPVRDKEVIDTELQLKDLESVEKKLEKNKRAAKSNDKEILRMVEVLQKYKEHIEQGLPARTLEIDKEDKKYIEDLNLLTDKPVLYACNVSEEDAKDGNAFVEQIKKIAEEEGAEVLVISAKIESEIVQLEPDEQEMFLEDLGLTQSGMDRLIAASYKLLSLDTYFTAGEKEVRAWTIHKGTKAPQAAGVIHSDFEKGFIRAEVIAFEDFKELGSEAACREKGKLRVEGKEYIVKDGDILHFRFNV
- a CDS encoding DUF3276 family protein, with amino-acid sequence MENQHGFFSRKLRAGKRRTYFFDVRSTKQGDYFVTITESKRKFDRSGYDSHKIFLYKEDFQSFKDSLDETINHIKTELNPDFDYDAYNREVYQEQAEENRNEDEEVSVEDNFKNDAALKQNNNKPLVDSSDQELNDEAMSW
- a CDS encoding polyprenyl synthetase family protein; translated protein: MKFNKEINEAFAQYNNTYFKYMNEALKAPILYAMESGGKYFRPLLMAYSAEMFGCSYKKVLTNAYGVELFHNFTLLHDDIMDNAELRRGKNSVFKQYGQSAAILSGDVMLIQSLKITAETNGQIDNKIYNLMHQTAIEIHMGQQMDIDFEEMPKVTESDYLVMITYKTAVLLACSLKIGAIIAETSIQNTELAYEFGRLIGIAFQIQDDYLDTFGTAKVGKRIGGDILNNKKTILYISALERANNIQKQRLSELYSTKDVENEQAKIDEVVQLFKETGAKQYCQNKIKELHEEALSVLNKIETDFSKSELQKIADKIISREE
- the rnr gene encoding ribonuclease R, with protein sequence MSKKNKKKSSKSKGNSGIDGAILKYIENKSKTGLKINRIFTHFGKKYTNEKIETALVRLETRNLVEFSENGKVSKKRFLEKPNEVIIGKVDLAKSGIAYIIVEGWDNDIKIPRKYTMNALNNDIVEVELTKFNKQNPEGKISKIVKRSQSEFICKFQPTDGFGFALPINDNVPFDFFIPESYTKGAQKGDLVIVHVINWEDTAGKNPVGKVVDKLSGLSPNEIEMRSILMEQGFNLVFPNEVIQETEKIKDFISKKEIAERLDYRNELTFTIDPQDAKDFDDALSVKELENGNYEIGIHIADVSHYVRPGSAIDKEAQLRATSVYLPDRVCPMLPEKLSNKVCSLRPDEEKCTFSVLFEFDNKKKIVNYTFAKTITKSDRRFTYEEVQEILENKEGQYYAELSYLDSLAKSIRAERTKNGAINFESDEVRFKLDENAVPVEVYLKERKDAHLLVEDFMLLANTTVAKYFSKLDTQKSNQGAVYRVHDKPDMQRLQQLANIAKNMGYSLTFKDEEQARDVLNNLMEMVEKNPKLDVLGRLGIRSMAKAEYTIKNIGHYGLGFEYYTHFTSPIRRYPDVLVHRILLQMLLKERPFYSKNELDELCKSSSLMERQAQKAEREAIKYKQVEYLSKYVGEEFEGVISGVISRGFFVELSANKCEGFVSLNEMKEDFVFDEEHLKLIGMRTKTVFQIGNDVKVKVVSTNLKEKQVDFDIVK